The Rugosibacter aromaticivorans region GTTAGCCCTCAAGAAAGGCCGTCATGCGCGTAGTCGACATTGCTCAGTTCGAGTTCTCGTAATCTCTTCGCGAATCAGATCGTTATGGGTCTTGTGCTTGGGGTCCTGGGTAACTACATTTATGAACGCACGCTGGCAGTCGATGACAAGGTTACGGTTGAAGTCAAGACTAACGAAGTAATCATCCAAAGGGGCAATGATCGAGTCGTAGTCCCGAGAAACGTTTACGACGCGACAAGACGTGTTGAGAAGAACCCACAATTCATCAAGGCTATGACTCGCACGTTCGAAGCCGTGGCGGCTGACGAGAAGGTCAAATCTTTCGGACTCGTCGAGAAAATGGATTCGCCTGCTCCAGCGATCCCGATATTTCGTTCTACGCTCCTTTCCCTTGCCACACAAATGCCAGAAGACCCGGATAGTCGAGTCATCACTGAGCAAGCCGAGCTCCAGATCGTCAAGGCAATTCTCAAGAAGTCCAACCGACGGTGGGAGTTCGTTTGGAGGGGAATCACGATATCAGCGCCGGTAGTGCACGATCGTTTCTGTGTAGACTTCTTTGCCCACGAAATCACCATTGCGCCGGGCGACACGCTCGAGGTCACACTTGCCATCAAGCAGGCTAAAGATCCTGATACAGGCATCTATACGAACGTTGGGTACGAGGTAGTTGAGGTTCATGGTCATGTTCCTCGCATCAGACAAATGCCGCTTACGGGGGCCGCCGATGAGGGTTCTTAAGTAAGTCATCAAAGGCCAAGCTCGAATTATTTTGTAAGAATCATCAAAAACCCAACATGCGTAACCATGACCAAGTGATTTCCGAGCAATTCGGCAGCACCGCCGCGGCAGGCTCAACCTGGCTGATTGCGACAGGTGACGAGACCGCACAGGCGGGGGCGCCATTGTTGTTGGAGACGGTCAAGCCGACGGCGCTGGCGGACTGGCCGGACACACTCACACTGTGACTGACGCAGGCGGGTGCAACGCAGGAAGTGGGTTTGACGCTGACCGTAGCAGAGGGAACCGATGCCGCGCGCCGCACGTATCGCGGCATCGTGCCGCAGGGCATTTCCGGGCTGGTCCGCGCCGAGTTAGCAGCGCCAGCGCGATGCTTGCTCTGCACTACCTTTGGATCGCCTTCGGGAACTTCCAACCGACTGGCGCTGGTCATCGCCGGTTTGCCCACCGCGTCGCCATCCACGCCACTTTCACCTGCTGTGGCACAGCAGACGCCAGCAGATACACTGTCGCCTCGGCAGGCTCCGCATTGCCACCCGCTGCGCCTGACAATTCCGTGTTTTCTCCGCACGAGCCGATGTATTTCGTGGTGGGCAATCGAGGAGGGAACAATGCGCGTTTTCAGTTGAGTTTCAAATATCAAATATTTGATCCAAAAAGCCATCTGGCGCAGTGGTTTTCGCCACTCGCCCAGATCTATTTCGGCTACACGCAAACTTCGACTTGGGATTTGGCTGCCCAGTCCCAGCCGTTTCGCGACACGAGTTATCGCCCGAGTTTTTTCTGGCAAACAGAACCCAGCGGTCAGGGAATTGTTCCCCTTCTATTCCGCGCAGGCTACGAGCATGAGTCGAACGGCAAGGAGGGAATCGCTTCGCGCAGCATTGATACGCTCTTCGTGCGCCCGGTCTGGCGTAAGGAATTCGCCAACGGCAGTGCGCTCGCCTTCATGCCCAAGCTCTATGGCTATCTGGATAAGTCAGACAACCCGGACATCCAGCGTTATCGTGGGTATGTTGATTGGGGTTTTTGCTATGGTTACGAAGACGGCTGGCTTATGACTTCGCAAATCCGGCGCGGCACGGCGAACCGTGGCTCCGCGCAGTTTGATGTTTCCGTTCTGTTTCGCACGCCGGTGTTTACGCGCACCGGCGGCTTCCTGACATTTCAACTTTTTTCAGGCTATGGCGAAAATCTGCTTGACTACAATGTGCAACGCAGCACGCAATTGCGTGTCGGGGTTTCGCTGGTGCGTTGATTAAAACGCCGGTACATGCAGCGCCTTCGGTGCTTCAGCTTGACGCTTGCTGCCCGGCTATTTCAAGACGCACTTGATCCATATCGAGCGCCATTGCCTGTTCGATGAGCTGATCAAACGCCGCCGGTACAAGCGCGCCTGCTTCTGAATAAATCACGATCTGATCGCGGAAAATCATCAGCGTGGGAATCGAGCGGATGTTGAAGGCGGTGGCGATTTCCTGCTGCTCTTCGGTGTTCACCTTGGCGAAGACGATGCCGGGATTTTTTTCTGCGGCGGCCTCGAAAGTTGGCGCGAAGCCGCGGCAGGGCGCACACCAGGGCGCCCAGAAATCGACGATCACGGTCGCATTGTTGGTGATGGTCGGTTGAAAATTATCCGCGTCTATTTGCAGGGTTGCCATGCGTACTCCTGAGTTGATTGGTCGCCTATGCTATCGTTTTGCGTTCTCTTTTGCCATTACCCCGGATGAATTTTTCTGCACTTCCTGCACCCACTGATCGCGGCCATTATCGTGGCCGCTTTGCCCCGTCGCCCACCGGCCCGCTGCATTTCGGTTCGCTGATTGCGGCGGTTGCTTCATTTC contains the following coding sequences:
- a CDS encoding phospholipase A, yielding MLALHYLWIAFGNFQPTGAGHRRFAHRVAIHATFTCCGTADASRYTVASAGSALPPAAPDNSVFSPHEPMYFVVGNRGGNNARFQLSFKYQIFDPKSHLAQWFSPLAQIYFGYTQTSTWDLAAQSQPFRDTSYRPSFFWQTEPSGQGIVPLLFRAGYEHESNGKEGIASRSIDTLFVRPVWRKEFANGSALAFMPKLYGYLDKSDNPDIQRYRGYVDWGFCYGYEDGWLMTSQIRRGTANRGSAQFDVSVLFRTPVFTRTGGFLTFQLFSGYGENLLDYNVQRSTQLRVGVSLVR
- the trxA gene encoding thioredoxin; amino-acid sequence: MATLQIDADNFQPTITNNATVIVDFWAPWCAPCRGFAPTFEAAAEKNPGIVFAKVNTEEQQEIATAFNIRSIPTLMIFRDQIVIYSEAGALVPAAFDQLIEQAMALDMDQVRLEIAGQQASS